In Cicer arietinum cultivar CDC Frontier isolate Library 1 chromosome 1, Cicar.CDCFrontier_v2.0, whole genome shotgun sequence, one DNA window encodes the following:
- the LOC101502395 gene encoding putative pentatricopeptide repeat-containing protein At3g15200, whose product MKAIKTLSCENNQRIIATLFNNLQTPRSPKFDRFLHSHPESPPASFIQNLLKFRRDKPTQQIEHALNLCKIHPNHELVLEVLQRHRSDWKPAFTFFKWVSKTNNYTPSCHVYNEILNILGKMKRFEELHQVLDEMSQRKELVNEETFSILIRRFVAAHKVEEAINMFHRREEYGLNNEFDSEAFRTLLMWLCRYKHVEEAETLFHSKMNKFQLYHDIKTWNVILNGWCVLGNTHEAKRLWKDIISSKCKPDIFTYATFIKAMTNKGKLGTTLKLFNRMWKDESCKPDVVICNCVIDGLCFKKRIPEALQVFRDMKERGCQPNVATYNSLIKHLCKIRRMDKVYELVEDMERRNEGCLPNEVTYSYLLKSLKTPQEIPRVLEAMERNGCAMSDDVYNLVLRLYMKWNDLDGLRKTWEEMERNGLGLDRRSYTIMIHGHYENGRIKDAMRYFKELTSKGMVPEPITEKLMISMNPQLTERTGEQEGIEGDESNV is encoded by the coding sequence ATGAAAGCTATAAAAACACTTTCCTGCGAAAACAACCAACGCATTATCGCAACCTTATTCAACAATCTCCAAACACCACGATCACCAAAATTTGATCGATTCCTTCATTCTCATCCCGAATCACCGCCAGCTTCATTCATCCAAAACCTTCTCAAATTCCGAAGAGACAAACCAACGCAACAAATCGAACATGCTCTCAACCTCTGCAAAATTCACCCCAACCACGAACTCGTCCTCGAAGTCTTGCAACGTCACCGTTCCGATTGGAAACCCGCGTTCACTTTCTTCAAATGGGTCTCCAAAACCAACAACTACACACCCAGTTGCCACGTGTATAACGAGATTCTCAACATCCTCGGTAAAATGAAGCGTTTTGAGGAGTTACACCAAGTGCTTGACGAAATGTCGCAACGAAAAGAACTCGTAAATGAAGAAACTTTTTCCATTTTGATTCGTAGGTTTGTGGCTGCACATAAAGTGGAGGAAGCAATTAACATGTTCCACAGAAGGGAAGAGTATGGTTTGAACAATGAGTTTGATTCAGAAGCTTTTCGTACTCTCTTGATGTGGCTGTGTAGGTATAAACACGTTGAAGAAGCAGAAACTTTGTTTCATAGTAAGATGAACAAGTTTCAGCTTTATCATGATATAAAAACTTGGAATGTAATTCTCAATGGTTGGTGTGTTTTAGGGAATACACATGAAGCTAAGAGGTTATGGAAAGATATAATAAGTTCTAAATGCAAGCCTGATATTTTCACCTATGCAACTTTCATTAAGGCGATGACGAATAAAGGGAAATTGGGAACAACTTTAAAGTTGTTCAATCGTATGTGGAAAGATGAGAGTTGTAAACCTGATGTTGTGATATGCAATTGTGTAATTGACGGTCTTTGTTTTAAGAAGAGGATTCCTGAGGCGTTGCAGGTTTTTCGTGATATGAAGGAACGAGGTTGTCAGCCGAATGTAGCTACTTATAATTCGTTGATTAAGCATCTTTGTAAGATAAGGCGAATGGATAAGGTTTATGAACTGGTAGAGGATATGGAGAGGAGGAATGAGGGTTGTTTGCCTAATGAAGTTACTTATAGTTACTTGCTTAAGTCGCTGAAGACGCCTCAGGAAATTCCTAGGGTTTTGGAGGCAATGGAGAGAAATGGGTGTGCAATGAGTGACGATGTTTACAATTTGGTCTTGAGGTTGTATATGAAATGGAATGatcttgatggattgagaaaaACATGGGAAGAAATGGAGAGGAATGGATTGGGACTAGACAGACGATCGTATACCATCATGATTCATGGACATTATGAAAATGGGAGGATAAAAGATGCTATGCGTTATTTCAAGGAGTTAACGTCGAAGGGGATGGTGCCGGAGCCAATAACCGAGAAACTAATGATTTCCATGAACCCTCAGTTGACGGAGAGAACGGGAGAACAAGAAGGAATTGAAGGAGATGAGTCTAATGTCTGA